The Pseudomonadota bacterium genome window below encodes:
- the moaA gene encoding GTP 3',8-cyclase MoaA, with translation MLIDEFNRVINYVRISITDRCNLRCKYCVDGTFPFIPHNDMLSYEEIIRFVKISAELGVSKIRLTGGEPLARKGISYLLGEINKIQGINDISLTTNGVLLGKNIKELMESGLRRVNISLDTLKKDKFAYITGVDAFTDVIRSIKKAHYSGLNPIKINSVIIKGFNDDEILDFAKLTIRYNHHFRFIEYMPFGDSGMWDRTKIVTSSEIEARIREVYELESSINNERGPAKMFNIKGAAGKIGFISPVSSHICSECNRIRLTSNGKIRPCLFSDVGYDVKKLMREGKSDEEIKTFIINIVKVKPERKDEIGQIKKCQRSLQHIGG, from the coding sequence ATGCTGATTGATGAGTTTAACAGAGTTATTAATTATGTGAGAATTTCTATTACCGACAGATGTAATTTAAGGTGTAAATACTGTGTTGACGGGACATTTCCCTTTATCCCCCATAATGATATGCTTTCCTATGAAGAAATTATCCGCTTCGTAAAAATATCCGCCGAGCTTGGCGTAAGCAAGATCCGCTTGACAGGAGGAGAACCCCTTGCAAGAAAAGGGATTTCTTATCTTCTCGGAGAAATAAATAAAATACAGGGTATTAACGATATAAGTCTAACCACAAACGGCGTTTTACTTGGAAAAAACATTAAAGAGCTTATGGAATCAGGATTAAGAAGGGTAAATATCAGCCTTGACACGTTGAAAAAAGACAAGTTCGCTTACATAACAGGTGTTGATGCTTTCACCGATGTAATAAGGAGCATTAAGAAGGCTCATTATTCAGGTTTAAACCCGATTAAAATTAATTCTGTTATTATTAAAGGCTTCAATGATGATGAAATCCTCGATTTTGCAAAACTAACAATACGTTATAATCATCACTTTAGATTTATAGAATATATGCCTTTTGGCGATTCAGGCATGTGGGACAGAACAAAGATTGTCACTTCAAGTGAAATTGAAGCCCGCATAAGAGAAGTATACGAACTGGAGTCTTCTATTAATAATGAAAGAGGTCCTGCGAAGATGTTTAATATTAAAGGCGCAGCTGGCAAGATAGGGTTTATCAGCCCCGTATCTTCTCATATATGCTCGGAATGCAACCGAATCAGGCTTACTTCAAACGGTAAAATTCGGCCATGTCTATTTTCTGATGTGGGATATGATGTGAAAAAACTCATGAGAGAAGGAAAAAGCGATGAAGAAATAAAGACTTTTATAATCAATATCGTCAAGGTAAAACCTGAAAGAAAGGATGAAATCGGCCAGATTAAAAAATGTCAAAGAAGTTTGCAGCATATAGGAGGATAG
- a CDS encoding MOSC domain-containing protein, which produces MKGKIISVNISDKKGEKKHAIGKCMLIKDRGLENDAHAGFMHRQVSLLAKESIQKIKDMGVDVDCGDFAENLTTEGIELFTLPIGTKFKVGDGIILRVTQIGKECHARCAIFQQVGDCVMPREGIFTEVLTEGEIKTGDEIEVMQ; this is translated from the coding sequence ATGAAAGGTAAGATCATTTCAGTAAATATCAGTGACAAAAAGGGCGAGAAGAAACATGCAATAGGGAAGTGCATGTTGATAAAAGATAGGGGGCTTGAGAATGACGCACATGCAGGTTTTATGCACAGACAAGTAAGCCTCCTGGCAAAGGAGAGTATTCAGAAGATAAAGGACATGGGAGTCGATGTGGATTGCGGAGATTTTGCTGAAAACCTGACCACTGAAGGCATAGAACTTTTTACGCTACCCATAGGCACAAAATTTAAAGTCGGAGACGGAATTATTTTAAGGGTCACACAAATAGGTAAGGAATGCCATGCCAGGTGCGCTATTTTCCAGCAAGTCGGTGATTGCGTAATGCCAAGAGAAGGTATTTTTACCGAGGTGCTCACTGAGGGTGAAATCAAAACAGGAGATGAAATCGAGGTAATGCAATGA
- a CDS encoding MogA/MoaB family molybdenum cofactor biosynthesis protein, whose amino-acid sequence MKYSVVIITCSDKGSVGERVDKSGPAIAEMLKDSYNVTDILIVPDETDIIADTIKKLIDEQKIDLVVTTGGTGLSNRDVTPEATRMVIEKDLPGFAEIMRIESYRITPHGIISRGICGIRGESIIINLPGSPKAATECLSFVSVALPHALNKLKGDNADCGS is encoded by the coding sequence ATGAAATATAGTGTTGTAATTATTACATGCAGTGATAAGGGCTCCGTAGGTGAACGTGTAGACAAAAGTGGACCTGCAATAGCTGAAATGCTTAAAGATTCTTATAATGTAACCGATATTCTTATCGTACCGGATGAAACAGATATTATTGCTGATACGATAAAGAAGCTGATTGATGAACAAAAGATAGACCTTGTTGTTACAACCGGCGGTACAGGTTTGTCAAACAGGGATGTAACTCCTGAAGCCACAAGAATGGTCATTGAAAAAGATTTGCCCGGTTTCGCTGAAATAATGCGTATTGAGAGCTACAGGATCACCCCTCACGGGATAATATCAAGGGGTATCTGTGGGATAAGGGGCGAGAGTATCATCATCAACCTTCCAGGAAGCCCGAAGGCAGCAACTGAATGTCTTTCCTTTGTATCGGTTGCCCTACCTCATGCACTTAATAAGCTTAAAGGAGATAATGCTGATTGCGGCAGTTAA
- the moaC gene encoding cyclic pyranopterin monophosphate synthase MoaC has product MKLTHLDSNGKARMVDVTEKKETERAAKAFGKVRMSPKTYREIRKGVGPKGDIFTVAKIAGIMGTKKTHELIPLCHPLTITHIDVNYNFDDKESIVEITSSVKIKGQTGVEMEALTCVMLTALTIYDMCKAIDKGIELGPFYLLEKSGGKSGKYVKNVKCDS; this is encoded by the coding sequence ATGAAACTTACCCATTTAGACAGCAATGGTAAGGCACGTATGGTTGATGTTACTGAAAAAAAGGAAACTGAAAGGGCGGCAAAGGCCTTTGGTAAGGTAAGGATGTCGCCTAAAACATACAGGGAAATTAGAAAAGGTGTTGGGCCAAAGGGTGATATTTTTACTGTTGCTAAAATAGCCGGCATTATGGGAACTAAAAAAACACATGAGCTTATACCTCTATGCCATCCCTTGACCATTACCCATATAGATGTCAATTATAACTTTGATGACAAAGAATCCATTGTGGAAATTACATCATCTGTAAAAATAAAAGGACAGACCGGTGTTGAGATGGAAGCTCTTACCTGCGTTATGCTCACTGCGCTGACAATATACGATATGTGCAAGGCTATTGATAAGGGTATTGAACTTGGGCCATTCTATCTCCTTGAAAAGAGCGGCGGGAAGAGCGGCAAATATGTAAAAAACGTGAAGTGTGATTCGTGA
- a CDS encoding HDOD domain-containing protein, whose amino-acid sequence MIKDLKKRIEGAINLLPPIPAIMAELLNALDDDNTDINSLARIISKDPSMSLNVLKVANSAFYRLPYKVSSIDHAVRMLGVKEITMICIACGTYKALKPSRNGQTFDMDEFWKHSVATAVIAKRLCNKVNIKDQGAIYLSGLLHDVGKIILDKFVHEIYEIVIKATRDECISMIEAEKKFIGESHETIGGWIMERWKLPFMFIDVASHHHSVMDSSEGNRTAVAVCSMADQLARIEDFGFGGDMSGVVLNETEAFNVLLKADTAIAEIDFVKFIWDLENVDNEIEEMENILKN is encoded by the coding sequence ATGATAAAGGATTTAAAAAAAAGAATTGAAGGTGCTATTAACTTATTGCCACCGATTCCTGCGATAATGGCAGAGTTATTAAATGCCCTTGACGATGACAATACGGACATCAACTCTTTAGCAAGAATAATCTCAAAAGATCCTTCAATGAGCCTGAATGTGCTGAAGGTTGCTAATTCTGCCTTTTACCGGCTCCCATATAAGGTTTCGTCCATTGACCATGCGGTAAGAATGCTGGGAGTCAAAGAGATTACAATGATTTGTATAGCCTGTGGTACATATAAAGCATTAAAGCCATCCCGAAATGGACAAACATTTGATATGGATGAATTCTGGAAACATTCTGTGGCTACTGCGGTAATTGCAAAAAGGCTATGCAATAAGGTGAATATAAAAGACCAGGGAGCTATTTATCTGTCAGGCCTTCTGCATGATGTTGGAAAGATAATATTGGATAAATTTGTTCATGAAATATATGAGATTGTCATTAAGGCAACCCGTGACGAATGCATATCGATGATTGAGGCTGAGAAAAAGTTTATCGGTGAGTCTCACGAGACAATTGGCGGCTGGATTATGGAACGGTGGAAGCTGCCGTTTATGTTTATTGACGTCGCAAGCCACCATCATTCTGTAATGGATTCTTCGGAGGGAAACAGAACAGCTGTTGCTGTTTGCTCAATGGCGGATCAATTGGCAAGGATTGAAGATTTTGGTTTTGGCGGTGATATGAGCGGGGTTGTTTTGAATGAAACAGAAGCATTCAATGTTCTTTTAAAAGCCGATACAGCAATCGCAGAGATAGATTTTGTCAAGTTCATCTGGGATCTGGAGAATGTTGACAATGAAATCGAAGAGATGGAAAACATTCTGAAAAATTGA